In a single window of the Danio rerio strain Tuebingen ecotype United States chromosome 20, GRCz12tu, whole genome shotgun sequence genome:
- the cebpz gene encoding CCAAT/enhancer-binding protein zeta yields MVMEVDDQHSCQKSRENMDAENEDFDDAEDSDHTENDKKDDELTLDNVLRLGGTKADYVMLAGISDTTELINGGKKVIIDDLEEGELEDFIKQLGIRAYADQQIIQDEEDPASSEPTQKEGKKAKGSKVKEDAAPNVKNKVTPSTQATKTSVQSTNLANATGKKAKQKPANLFEFIPRQFLLIKPGGKWFDIEYTSEGTSVAQNESLTCQYKALAQKLYENETALYKSKKSLQKGANSAWMKTVVSTGTMTDRMAAMTVLIQDAPVHSLEHIESLVSMMKKKGSRRPGLMALDTLKELLLSDLLPKTRKLRTFSQHPFEELEEKSSGNKDTRDRRLILWYFEHQLKLQIADFVVTLDELAHDMVEATKMRALTTAYELLCNQPEQEKLLLVQIVNKLGDPEYKTASKASYLLETVLHKHPNMKTVICCEIERLMFRSNISPKAQYYAACFLNQVILSHDEADLAARLITIYFTFFNACVKKKNMESKMLSALLTGVNRAYPYAKIGDDSVSKQLDTLFKVVHVVKFNTAVQALMLLFQVMDSQQTVSDRYYVALYRKLLDPGLFSSSRKSMFLNLLYKSLKADIVLRRVKAFVKRLLQVSCEQTPEFVCGALFLVSEVMKDKPGLKLLLQEQGEEEEEFYQDLEEDLDDNDTAAETRVNDEKDKGKPFTKHCHVKPTASWVHQQNLEGGVNKAIYDPMNRNPLYCGADHTALWELQKLSHHFHPSVALFAKTILQGEFIVYTGDPLQDFTLMRFLDRFVFRNPKQAKGKQNTDAIVMQPKCRRTFGNVQPLPVNSEEYLAKEESQIPVDEVFFYRYFKKRDEEKRWKKTKRNEDNESVEDVDDDEFERMLDTYEGDRFFTDFKDDDLDFASSVMAKSKKAKDQEEDSDDDDDDDDLDDEEVSLGSMEDFEDECEDEAGEFMDVEDDAEAGDQHGEKKKKRKMKDQAVFASAEEFGCLLDENAGLKFDNSGMNAMSNADKAGVKQLKWEAQRNDWICGRDVKTLRRRKANFNKNKFGMARKHKSVKKTRR; encoded by the exons ATGGTCATGGAGGTGGACGATCAACACTCGTGTCAGAAAAGCAGAGAAAACATGGACGCTGAGAACGAGGATTTTGATGATGCTGAAGACAGCGATCACACCGAAAATGACAAAAAGGATGACGAGCTCACGCTGGACAACGTGCTGCGTTTGGGCGGGACGAAA GCAGATTATGTCATGCTGGCTGGCATCAGCGACACTACCGAGCTCATAAATGGTGGGAAAAAAGTCATAATTGATGATCTAGAGGAGGGAGAGCTGGAAGATTTCATAAAACAGCTGGGCATCCGTGCATATGCAGATCAGCAAATCATCCAAGATGAAGAGGACCCAGCATCCTCAGAGCCAACTCAAAAGGAGGGAAAAAAAGCAAAAGGTTCCAAAGTAAAAGAGGATGCAGCACctaatgtgaaaaataaagtcaCCCCCTCAACACAAGCGACGAAGACGTCTGTTCAGTCTACAAACCTTGCCAATGCCACTGGAAAGAAGGCCAAACAAAAACccgcaaacctgtttgagttcatTCCAAGGCAATTTCTCCTTATTAAACCTGGGGGGAAGTGGTTCGATATCGAGTACACCTCAGAAGGCACGTCTGTAGCTCAAAATGAGTCTCTGACCTGTCAGTACAAGGCTTTAGCTCAGAAGCTCTACGAGAACGAAACTGCCCTCTACAAAAGCAAGAAGAGCCTTCAGAAAGGTGCCAACTCTGCCTGGATGAAGACCGTAGTGTCCACAGGAACTATGACCGATAGGATGGCAGCTATGACCGTGCTGATTCAGGATGCTCCAGTTCACAGTCTCGAGCACATCGAGAGCCTCGTGTCCATGATGAAAAAGAAAGGAAGTCGTAGACCTGGACTTATGGCGTTGGACACCCTTAAGGAACTGCTGCTGTCTGACCTCCTCCCAAAAACCCGCAAGCTTCGGACGTTCTCTCAGCATCCTTTTGAGGAGCTGGAGGAAAAATCCAGTGGCAACAAGGACACCAGGGACCGCAGGCTAATTCTCTGGTACTTTGAGCACCAGTTGAAGCTTCAGATTGCAGATTTTGTGGTCACTTTGGATGAACTTGCTCACGATATGGTCGAGGCCACCAAAATGCGAGCGCTTACCACTGCCTATGAGCTGCTGTGCAACCAGCCAGAGCAGGAGAAGTTGCTTCTCGTGCAGATTGTCAACAAATTAGGGGATCCCGAATACAAAACTGCCTCAAAAGCCTCATACTTGTTAGAAACGGTGCTTCACAAACATCCCAACATGAAGACGGTGATCTGCTGTGAGATCGAGCGCCTCATGTTCAGATCCAACATCAGCCCCAAGGCTCAGTATTATGCCGCATGCTTCCTAAATCAAGTGATTCTGAGCCACGATGAAGCAGACTTGGCTGCCAGGCTCATCACCATCTACTTCACGTTTTTCAATGCATGTGTTAAGAAGAAGAATATGGAATCGAAGATGCTGAGCGCTCTGCTAACTGGAGTGAACAGAGCTTATCCGTACGCTAAGATTGGGGATGACAGTGTATCCAAGCAGCTGGACACGCTGTTTAAAGTGGTGCATGTCGTCAAATTCAACACTGCCGTCCAAGCCCTCATGCTGCTCTTTCAAGTCATGGACTCTCAACAGACTGTTTCAGATCGGTATTATGTAGCACTCTACAG GAAATTGTTGGACCCAGGATTATTTTCAAGCTCAAGAAAGAGTATGTTTCTCAACCTCTTGTATAAATCTCTAAAGGCTGACATAGTTCTCAGGCGTGTGAAGGCATTTGTGAAAAGGCTTCTTCAGGTCAGCTGTGAGCAGACTCCTGAATTTGTATGCGGTGCACTTTTCCTTGTGTCGGAAGTGATGAAGGACAAGCCAGGCCTCAAGCTGCTACTACAAGAACAGGGG GAAGAAGAGGAAGAGTTCTATCAAGACCTCGAAGAGGATCTAGATGATAACGACACTGCTGCGGAAACTCGTGTGAATGATGAAAAAGACAAAGGAAAACCATTTACAAAACATTGTCATGTGAAGCCCACTGCATCATGGGTACATCAGCAAAATTTGGAAG GTGGTGTGAATAAGGCAATCTATGATCCCATGAACAGAAACCCTTTATACTGTGGGGCTGATCACACAGCCCTCTGGGAACTTCAGAAG CTGTCTCATCATTTCCATCCCTCCGTGGCTCTTTTTGCTAAAACCATATTGCAG GGAGAGTTCATAGTGTACACCGGAGATCCACTTCAGGACTTTACACTTATGCGATTCTTGGATCGCTTTGTTTTTAGGAATCCAAAGCAAGCAAAGGGAAAGC AAAACACAGATGCTATTGTGATGCAGCCTAAGTGCAGGAGGACATTCGGTAATGTGCAGCCATTACCTG TTAACAGTGAAGAATATCTGGCCAAAGAGGAGAGTCAGATACCTGTGGATGAGGTGTTCTTCTACAG GTACTTTAAGAAGCGAGATGAGGAGAAACGATGGAAAAAGACTAAACGAAATGAGGACAACGAAAGTGTGGaggatgttgatgatgatgaattTGAGAGGATGCTTG ATACGTATGAAGGAGACCGCTTTTTCACCGATTTCAAGGATGATGACTTGGACTTTGCGAG CAGTGTGATGGCTAAGTCTAAGAAAGCTAAAGATCAAGAAGAAGATTctgacgacgatgatgatgatgacgatctTGATGATGAAGAGGTCTCTCTGGGCAGCATGGAAGACTTTGAAGATGAATGTGAGGACGAAGCTGGAGAGTTCATGGACGTAGAAGATGATGCTGAAGCAG GCGATCAACATGgagagaagaaaaagaaaagaaagatgaaGGACCAAGCAGTGTTTGCATCAGCTGAAGAG TTTGGCTGTCTGTTGGATGAAAACGCAGGTCTCAAGTTTGATAACAGCGGCATGAATGCAATGTCCAATGCAGACAAAGCTG GTGTTAAGCAGCTGAAGTGGGAAGCTCAACGCAATGACTGGATCTGTGGTAGAGATGTCAAAACTCTCCGGCGGAGAAAGGCAAATTTCAACAAGAACAAGTTTGGAATGGCCAGAAAGCATAAGAGTGTCAAGAAAACGAGAAGGTAG
- the marcksa gene encoding myristoylated alanine-rich protein kinase C substrate a (The RefSeq protein has 5 substitutions compared to this genomic sequence) — MGAQFTKTAGKEETAAENPGEAAVSPSKANGQVPNTENGHLKVNGDASPAAAEQKEEVRTNGTAPAEDGEKNEEAPAEKEATDGNTEAIAPTEEEAAMDGATPSTSNETPKKKKKRFSFKKSFKLSGFSFKKTKKETGDNGEEAVAAGDDEAKTDGAVEGVSEEKAQTTEEAAKPEQNPVEETKPTSPATEESKTEPAVATEPSPSQNEAAAAEESAPSAQEAECSPEAQAEAATE; from the exons ATGGGAGCGCAATTCACAAAAACAGCTGGAAAAGAAGAAACAGCAGCTGAAAACCCAGGAGAGGCTGCAGTTTCACCCTCCAAAGCCAACGGACAGGTACCAAATACG GAAAATGGCCACCTAAGAGTGAACGGCGATGCATCTCCAGCAGCTGCTGAGCAGAAAGAAGAGGTCCGGACCAACGGCACCGCACCAGCAGAGGATGGAGAGAAGAACGAGGAAGCTCCTGCTGAAAAGGAGGCCACAGATGCAAACACAGAAGCGATTGCACCGACTGAAGAGGAGGCTGTAATGGATGGAGCAACTCCCTCGACAAGCAACGAGACccctaagaagaagaagaagcgcTTTTCTTTTAAGAAATCTTTCAAACTGAGTGGCTTCTCTTTTAAGAAAACCAAGAAGGAGACAGGGGATAACGGCGAGGAGGCAGTAGCGGCAGGCAACGATGAAGCCAAGACGGATGGAGCTGTTGAAGGTGTGTCAGAAGAGAAGGCCCAAACCACAGAGGAGGCGGCCAAAACAGAGCAGAATCCAGTAGAGGAGACCAAGCCTACCAGTCCTGCAACTGAGGAGTCAAAAACTGAGCCAGCAGTGGCGACAGAGCCCAGTCCTTCTCAGAATGAAGCAGCTGCGGCAGAAGAATCGGCTCCCTCTGCACAGGAAGCAGAATGCAGTCCAGAGGCCCAAGCAGAAGCTGCCACAGAGTAG
- the marcksa gene encoding myristoylated alanine-rich protein kinase C substrate a isoform X1, with product MGAQFTKTAGKEETAAENPGEAAVSPSKANGQENGHLRVNGDASPAAAEQKEEVRTNGTAPAEDGEKNEEAPAEKEATDANTEAIAPTEEEAVMDGATPSTSNETPKKKKKRFSFKKSFKLSGFSFKKTKKETGDNGEEAVAAGNDEAKTDGAVEGVSEEKAQTTEEAAKTEQNPVEETKPTSPATEESKTEPAVATEPSPSQNEAAAAEESAPSAQEAECSPEAQAEAATE from the exons ATGGGAGCGCAATTCACAAAAACAGCTGGAAAAGAAGAAACAGCAGCTGAAAACCCAGGAGAGGCTGCAGTTTCACCCTCCAAAGCCAACGGACAG GAAAATGGCCACCTAAGAGTGAACGGCGATGCATCTCCAGCAGCTGCTGAGCAGAAAGAAGAGGTCCGGACCAACGGCACCGCACCAGCAGAGGATGGAGAGAAGAACGAGGAAGCTCCTGCTGAAAAGGAGGCCACAGATGCAAACACAGAAGCGATTGCACCGACTGAAGAGGAGGCTGTAATGGATGGAGCAACTCCCTCGACAAGCAACGAGACccctaagaagaagaagaagcgcTTTTCTTTTAAGAAATCTTTCAAACTGAGTGGCTTCTCTTTTAAGAAAACCAAGAAGGAGACAGGGGATAACGGCGAGGAGGCAGTAGCGGCAGGCAACGATGAAGCCAAGACGGATGGAGCTGTTGAAGGTGTGTCAGAAGAGAAGGCCCAAACCACAGAGGAGGCGGCCAAAACAGAGCAGAATCCAGTAGAGGAGACCAAGCCTACCAGTCCTGCAACTGAGGAGTCAAAAACTGAGCCAGCAGTGGCGACAGAGCCCAGTCCTTCTCAGAATGAAGCAGCTGCGGCAGAAGAATCGGCTCCCTCTGCACAGGAAGCAGAATGCAGTCCAGAGGCCCAAGCAGAAGCTGCCACAGAGTAG